From the Gavia stellata isolate bGavSte3 chromosome 22, bGavSte3.hap2, whole genome shotgun sequence genome, one window contains:
- the TVP23C gene encoding Golgi apparatus membrane protein TVP23 homolog C has product MLRQDSNDDIEDVSLFDADDDISRRSKKSKIRHPVASFFHLFFRVSAIVVYLLCELLTSSFIACMVTIILLLSCDFWAVKNVTGRLMVGLRWWNQVDDDGRSHWVFEARKVSAQGGKTSSEAESRIFWLGLITCPMIWVIFAFSALFSFKVKWLAVVVMGVVLQGANLYGYIRCKVGSRKNLTSMATNYLGKQFLRQTVAKEDQAAS; this is encoded by the exons ATGCTACGGCAG GACAGCAACGATGACATTGAGGATGTGTCTCTCTTCGATGCAGATGATGATATATCCAGGAGATCCAAAAAGTCAAAAATAAG GCATCCAGTGGCATCATTTTTCCACTTATTCTTCCGAGTCAGTGCGATAGTTGTCTATCTGCTCTGTGAGCTGTTAACTAGCAGCTTTATTGCCTGTATGGTGACAATTATCCTCCTCTTGTCGTGTGACTTTTGGGCTGTAAAG aatGTCACAGGGCGACTGATGGTTGGCCTTCGCTGGTGGAACCAGGTGGATGATGATGGTAGAAGTCACTGGGTATTCGAAGCCAGGAAg GTATCAGCGCAAGGGGGTAAAACCTCATCAGAAGCAGAGTCCCGAATTTTCTGGTTAGGTCTAATTACCTGTCCTATGATCTGGGTGATATTTGCTTTCAGcgctctgttttctttcaaagtgaAATGGCTG GCAGTGGTTGTGATGGGAGTGGTGCTTCAGGGAGCCAACCTTTATGGTTATATCAGGTGTAAAGTTGGCAGCAGAAAGAACTTGACGAGCATGGCGACCAACTACCTTGGAAAGCAGTTCTTGCGGCAG ACTGTGGCTAAAGAGGACCAAGCAGCATCCTGA